From a single Nicotiana tomentosiformis chromosome 2, ASM39032v3, whole genome shotgun sequence genomic region:
- the LOC138904393 gene encoding uncharacterized protein → MPELPRLEWKVSSVSKSSRVISFLKSRHLVEKGFLAYLAYVRDTTAESLTIDSVPVVWEFADIFPSDLQGMPPDRDIDFCIDLTPGTQLISITPYRMAPKEVKEQLEELLAKGMGEHEQHLRVVLQTLREQTLYAKFSMCEFWLESVAFLGHVVSGEGIKVNPKKIEAVQSWPHPTLVTEIRSFLGLADRGPQFTSHFWRAVQSELGTHIELSTAFHPQTDGQSEQTVQILEDMLRECVADFGGQWDQFLPLAEFAYNNSYQSSIEMAPFEALYGRRCHSLIGWFEPSEARIYGTDLVKDALEKVKLIQEGHRTAQSRQKSYADQKARDVSFMVGEKRSFVKNEGSILVS, encoded by the exons atgccagagttgccgagattggagtggaaggtcTCCTCCGTTAGTaaatctagtcgggttatctcttttctgaagtcTCGACATCTAGTCGAGAAGGGTTTTTTGGCATATCTAGCAtatgttcgggataccaccgcagagtctctgacgattgattcagtgccagtagtctgGGAATTTGCCGATATATTTCCTTCTGACCTTCAAGGCATgccgccagatcgtgatattgatttctgtattgatttgactCCAGGCACCCAGCTTATATCTATcacaccataccgtatggctccgaaagaggtgaaggagcagcttgaggagttattggcaaaggg catgggggagcacgagcagcatttgagagtggtgcttcagacattgcgagaacaGACGctatatgccaagttctccatgtgtgagttttggctagagtcagtggcattcttggggcatgttgtatcaggagagggtattaaagtgaatcccaagaagattgaggcagttcagagttggcctcatccCACTTTGGtgactgagattaggagtttcctggggttagcag atagaggccctcagttcacctcacatttttggagggccgtacagagtgagttggggacccataTAGAGCTTAGCACAgcattccatccacagaccgatggccagtcagagcagacagttcagatattggaggacatgctgagAGAATGTGTGGCTGACTTTGGGGGACaatgggatcaattcttgcctttggctgagtttgcttataacaacagttatcagtccagcatcgagatggccccatttgaggctttatatggtcggcgatgtcattctctcatcgggtggtttgagcccagcGAGGCTAGGATATATGGTACTGatctggtgaaggatgccttggaaaaggtaaagttgattcaggagggACATCGCacagcgcagtccagacagaagagttatgcggatcagaaggcgcgtgatgtatcatttatggtaggcgagaag AGATCATTTGTTAAAAATGAAGGAAGTATTTTGGTTTCTTAG
- the LOC138904395 gene encoding uncharacterized protein, giving the protein MRILESHGVYFTSFQLEGRARRWWQSYLLRRPAFSPPMTWDQFTRLLLDSYVPPSQKEELRCQLEQLEQGQMFVTDYEARFFELSRHALMILPTDAERVWRFIAGLHPSIRASMAGEVEMGTDYQLVVEIARRIEGYSQRDLVASNAVITGIISVCGRDASVLFDPGYTYSYVSSLFSHFLDIPHEFLGTHVYVSTPVGNSAIVDRVYRSCVVTLCGYETRADLLLLDMIDFEVILGMDWLSSYHDILDFHAKTVTLAMPELPRLEWKGSSVSTSSRVISFLKARHLVEKGCLAYLAYVQDTTAESPTSDSVPVVWEFADMFPSDLPGMPPDYDIDFCIDLALGTQPISIPPYRIAPNKLKEQLEELLAKGVC; this is encoded by the exons atgaggatattagagtcccatGGAGTATATTTCACctctttccagctggagggcagggcccgtagatggtggcaatcTTACCTTCTTAGAAGACCAGCGttttctcctcccatgacttgggatcagtttacacgGCTTCTATTGGACAGTTATGTTCCACCCTCTCAGAAGGAAGAGTTGCGTTGTCAGTTAGAGCAgctcgagcagggtcagatgtttgtgaccgattatgaggcgagattttttGAGCTGTCTCgacatgcacttatgatacttcctacggaCGCAGAAAGAGTGTGGAGATTTATTGCGGGGTTACACCCCAGTATTCGGGCTAGCATGGCcggggaggttgagatgggtactgatTATCAGCTAGTGGtagagattgctcggaggattgagggatacagccagaggg ATCTAGTGGCCTcaaatgccgtgatcacaggtattatttctgtatgcggtagggatgcttcagtactatttgatccaggttatacctattcatatgtgtcatctctattttctcatttcctggatattcctCATGAGTTCttgggtactcatgtttatgtatcCACTCCTGTAGGCAATTCTGCGATTGTGGATCGGGTCTACCGGTCTTGTGTGgttacattatgtggttacgaAACTAGAGCAGACcttctgttacttgatatgatcgactttgaggtcatcctaggcatggactggttatcctcATATCATGACATCCTTGATTTTCATGCCAAGACCGTTACTTTAGCGATGCCAGAATTGCCGAGATTGGAATGGAAGGGTTCCTCTGttagtacatctagtcgggttatctcttttctaaaggctcgacatctggtcgagaagggttgtttggcgtATCTAGCATATGTTCAGGATACAACCGCAGAGTCTCCGACGagtgattcagtgccagtagtctgGGAATTTGCTGAtatgtttccttctgaccttccaggcatgccgccagattatgatattgatttctgtattgatttggctctaggtacccagcctatatctatcccaccgtatcgtataGCTCCAAATAAGctgaaggagcagcttgaggagttattgGCAAAAGGGGTTTGTTAG
- the LOC138904394 gene encoding uncharacterized protein, producing the protein MEDQGEVPVPEPAPVDFMTAPGFQEVMGRMLLFMDTMAQASLFPVDPATSQAIGGAQTPTAQAPRRTAVVYQTPGILPIGGAHLVTAAAPEPRPVVDGDPQNLVDKCTRLHPPIFGGERHEDPQYFIDRCRDRLHNMRILESHGVDFTTFQLEGRARRWWQSYLLGRPAGFPPMTWDQFTRLLLDWYIPPSQREELRCQFEQLEQG; encoded by the coding sequence atGGAGGATCAAGGCGAGGTGCCTGTTccagagccagccccggtagatttcatgacagcaccgggctttcaggaggtcatgggacGTATGTTGctgttcatggacactatggctcaggctagtttatttccagtagacccagccacatctcaggcaatagggggagcacagacccctactgctcaggctcctaGGCGCACAGCTGTAGTATATCAGACTCCGGGTATACTACCCATAGGCGGGGCCCATCTAGTTACCGCAGcagcacctgagcctagaccagttGTGGACGGCGATCCGCAGAACCTAGTGGACAAATGtactaggctacaccctcctatctttgggggtgagcggcaCGAGGACCCCCAgtacttcattgatcggtgccgggacagactgcacaacatgaggatattggagtcccatggagtAGATTTCAccactttccagctggagggcagggcccgtagatggtggcagtcttaccttcttggcagaccagctgGTTTTCCTCctatgacttgggatcagtttacacgGCTTCTATTGGActggtatattccaccctctcagagggaagagttgcggtgtcagtttgagcagctcgagCAGGGTTAG